The Bradyrhizobium oligotrophicum S58 genome contains the following window.
CCGTCGCGGCGTCGAGCTCCATCAGCGCCTCGTCGGCGGCCTGGGCCTCGATCTGGCGCTCGCGCAGCCGCTTCAGGGTCGCCTCGGCCTCGGGCAAGGTGCATTCGTAGGGACGCGCCGCCTCGATGCCGCCGCGCCTGAGATTGCGGACGGCCTCCGAAGCGCGGGCGATGCGCCGGCCGCGGTCGAGCTCGGCAATGCGCGCTTCGGCATTGGCGACGTGCCGCTTCAGCCGGGTGATCTCGGTGGCGAACAGCGCCCGCGCCGTCCTGGCGGCGTCGCGCTCGGCTTCGAGGCCGGCGATGGCGTGCGCGGCCTCACGGGCCAGATCCTCGCGGCCGCCGTCGAGCGCCGCGGTCGCGCGCACTTCGAGGTCGACGATCCGCGCCATGGTGGCCTCGAGCCGCCTGCCCTCCTGCTGGTCCTGTGCGATGGCCAGCGCCAGCGCGCGCTTGCTGCGATCGACCGCGGCCGCCGCGTCACGCAATTGCTGATCCAGGATCAGCAGTGCGGTACGGTCCTGCAGTTCCTCCTCCGCGACGGCCACTGTGCCCCGAAACAGCGTGAGAACGGTCTTGAACATTGTGAGCTCCCTGTTATGAGCATCGCTCATGGGTTTTCTTGTAGCGCAAACATGAGCGCCGCTCAAGAGATTTTATGAGCACCGCTCAAGATTTTGGTTAACGATGTCTAAAACGTTGGAAAGACGTGCGAAACAGCGCGAGGCCCTGATCGAGGCCGCCGAGCGGATGATCAAAACCAAGGGCCTTGCCGGCCTGAAGACGCGCGAGCTCGCCCAGGAGATCGGGGTCGCCAATGGCGCAGTCTACAATCTGGTCGCCGATGTCGACGAGCTGGTGCTGATGATCGGATCACGTACGCTGGCGCGGCTCGACGCCGAGTTGTCGGCTGCCGAAAGCGCCGGCCCGCCCGGCCCGGAGGCGGCGCTGGTGCGCATCGCCATCGCCTATTGCGACTTCGCCGCCCACAATCTCGAACTATGGCGCGCGCTGTTCGAGCATCGCATGCCGTCCGAGAAGCCGCTGCCCGATTGGGCGATAGCCGACCAGATGCATCTGTTCCGCCACATCCACGAGCCGCTCGCCGCCCTGTTTCCGCAGCGGTCGTTCGACGACATCAGCGTCACCGCGCGCAGCCTGTTCTCGGCCGTTCACGGCATGGTCGCGCTCGGGCTCGAGCAGAAGCTGATCGCGGTGCCGCTCGCAGCCTTGCGCGCGCAGATCGCGACGATGGTGAAGGCGATGGTGACGGGGCTGGTGGCGGAGGAGAAGACCGGCCGGTGACGAGAAGCTTGAAGTCGAACGCAGTGTCGCGATCAGGGACAATCAGACGTCGCTGCAGCTAACAACCAAATACGACTGTATCTCGCAGTGTCTCTGCTAGTTGAGGTCTCGCAACGGCGTAACTTCATCCGACTTCAGCCGGAATTGACGAACAGAACAAACTGCTGCCGCATTGCTTCGCAGTATGATGACGACGTTCGGACTTGTTCCAGACAACATGTCGGGGAACCTGACGATCGACAAGCAATCAAACACTCGATGATGAGTGTGAGCCCGTGGGATTTGCG
Protein-coding sequences here:
- a CDS encoding PspA/IM30 family protein, whose amino-acid sequence is MFKTVLTLFRGTVAVAEEELQDRTALLILDQQLRDAAAAVDRSKRALALAIAQDQQEGRRLEATMARIVDLEVRATAALDGGREDLAREAAHAIAGLEAERDAARTARALFATEITRLKRHVANAEARIAELDRGRRIARASEAVRNLRRGGIEAARPYECTLPEAEATLKRLRERQIEAQAADEALMELDAATGPITTAEKLAEQGFGPRIKTTADDVLARLKAGRTAPAN
- a CDS encoding TetR/AcrR family transcriptional regulator, producing MSKTLERRAKQREALIEAAERMIKTKGLAGLKTRELAQEIGVANGAVYNLVADVDELVLMIGSRTLARLDAELSAAESAGPPGPEAALVRIAIAYCDFAAHNLELWRALFEHRMPSEKPLPDWAIADQMHLFRHIHEPLAALFPQRSFDDISVTARSLFSAVHGMVALGLEQKLIAVPLAALRAQIATMVKAMVTGLVAEEKTGR